A stretch of Deltaproteobacteria bacterium DNA encodes these proteins:
- a CDS encoding M23 family metallopeptidase, translating into MKDAVIAGASSRVFALTILVCLLACPAALAENVSRDEILSVTISSARPAQGDPVIVEVRTAARQGNAMLLWKGKAIPMKEAGPGRRIALIGIDVAEPPGVTAFSVVESGTGAMMLSGLGLTVEEKTFPVQELTLPKGMAEFEAEALDRIRGEAERLERLFAAVSPPAWEAPFLPPVEEYRPANFGSRRVINGEPRSLHAAVDVHVPVGAPVRAIASGAVAFAGEQFFGGRSVVLDHGGGVFSLYYHLREYDVAEGQRVEKGEKIGAVGSTGRATGPHLHFGVRAPGGRIDPSKLFDQAFD; encoded by the coding sequence TTGAAGGATGCGGTTATCGCCGGAGCTTCCAGCCGGGTTTTCGCTCTGACGATCCTGGTTTGCCTGCTTGCCTGCCCGGCGGCCCTTGCGGAAAACGTCTCGCGGGATGAAATTCTCTCCGTTACGATTTCCTCGGCGCGCCCTGCGCAGGGGGATCCCGTGATCGTCGAGGTCAGGACCGCCGCCCGGCAGGGCAATGCGATGTTGCTATGGAAGGGGAAGGCGATCCCGATGAAGGAGGCCGGTCCGGGACGCCGCATCGCGCTGATCGGCATAGACGTGGCGGAACCGCCCGGGGTGACCGCATTTTCGGTGGTTGAATCCGGGACAGGCGCGATGATGCTGTCCGGCCTTGGGTTGACGGTGGAGGAAAAGACGTTCCCCGTCCAGGAACTGACCCTGCCGAAGGGGATGGCGGAGTTCGAGGCGGAAGCGCTTGACAGGATCAGGGGAGAGGCCGAAAGGCTGGAAAGGCTTTTCGCGGCGGTGTCGCCCCCGGCGTGGGAGGCTCCGTTCCTGCCGCCCGTCGAGGAATATCGCCCTGCGAATTTCGGCTCCCGCAGGGTCATAAACGGGGAGCCGCGCAGCCTGCACGCGGCGGTCGACGTGCACGTTCCCGTGGGGGCGCCCGTCAGGGCCATCGCCTCGGGGGCGGTCGCTTTCGCCGGGGAGCAGTTTTTCGGAGGGCGGTCGGTGGTGCTGGACCATGGCGGCGGGGTGTTCAGCCTCTATTACCATCTACGGGAATACGACGTCGCCGAGGGACAGCGGGTGGAGAAGGGAGAAAAGATAGGCGCTGTCGGATCCACCGGACGGGCCACTGGGCCGCACCTTCATTTCGGCGTCCGCGCGCCCGGAGGGCGGATCGACCCGTCGAAACTCTTCGATCAAGCTTTTGATTGA